TATACAAGACATTCCACCTCCAATTGCGCCGGTGCCGCCAGCAATTCCAccaattccgccggatgtcactcttttcgaTCGGATGTCCTGtgtaccttccgctttcttcgTGTTGTacttttaaactctggttgcGCAGCGCCttgcaccgcccaagacgattatcattggtttaaagaaatgccaataaaccagagccgtTTTTCTCCAATCGCAGATTGCTGTGTATTTCAGGGaagtaaaataaacagaatGTCCTTCTAAGGCAGGAAACATGCATTTTTCCAATGGAAGATTAactattttaagacttttaaaatgttgctacATATCCTCATTCTCTCCAGTGCTTTAAATAGTTTGACACGCAATTTTAAGTGAGTCCAGATGTATAGTATGGAATGAAGATGAGGGCTTTGTCTGTTATGTTAAATCCTTTTAGGAGGAATACActctttttaaaatttaatttacacatcAAACATATTAACCAAAtaagttgtgtttgtttaatagtACAGTATTGGTGGGGCAAATTTTTAAATACAAGTTGCTTTGCTCATGTTGGAGATGCAGAGCCCTGGCTGAGGGTAGTTGTCGGCATCCACCTCAAGGCTTTTCATCTCAGTCGCTTCAGTGGAGTCCAGCCTTAGTGAAATGGCACGGGACGCACTCACCCTGGGGGTTGGATAGGCTCGGCTGAGAAACTGGgagaaaaatgaacaaatgagaTGGGACTGCCACCACTCTCAGGCTGCCTATGGGATAGCCCCCCACAGCCTGGGAAGAACAGTTTAATGATAGTAGTAGGAGAGATGGGAGAGGAGGAGTCAAAGCACCAAGTTGCATGATTTTGCTCTGGTGTCTTGTGTCATTCTTTTCTCTGAGGGGGGGGCATCCAAGTCACATGGTGGAGCTTGATCtgttacataaacacataccCTTCCAGCCCCCAGTCTGCTTGCATCAACTTTGTTCAGTAAATACATTTGGATAAAACTCTTGTAATGACATTGGTGGCGGCCAAGGAGAGTTGTCGAGATGTTCACTCCTCCATGTTGCATCACTTCAACACTTCAAACCCTCACAGCTCCCCGTGACCTCTCAAAGGTGAAACTGTCAGGGAATAACCAAATCATTCTGTTAAAATAAGTCTGTGTGaggatacataaaaaaacaattgccaTAAATGTATGATATGATCATTTACACTCATTTGGCTGCCACATGATGCCAGTCCTTGTGACAAGAGCAATGTCAAACCATATCTTACAGGGGAGAATTCTCCTGGCTCTGGGCAGTCCAATCAATATTTATCAACATGAACTGAAGTTACCCAAAGCTAGACTAGCCTGAATTGTCCAAGGACACAGGGACAGCACATTCAAAACTAGACAGTCATtggtttgactgtgtgtgtttgttcacttttgtttttgcttaacTGTGAGCAATTTCAATGTTTTAATGCAGTTTCaaagactttttatttattaattgttggagagaagaaaaaaaactagtaatagtagtaatagGTCTAAATCAGTTTGTTTCTTTAGCATAtatagtaaaaagtaaaaaccacttactacttatttttttaaacaaaagttatAAAGAGGGATAAccccatttaaaaaaggaaagtatttattttagatttatcCCCAAATATAATATTAAACATAACTACATGAAATATAGATCtaggaataaaaacacaagattcACACATGTATGACCTAATATCACTTAGAGTAGTAGAGCATGGTGGAATCTCAGTAAGAGTGTTAATTTCAGCAAGTTGTTGAGGAACATAAACTCTAATTGACTTTTAGTTGAATGTTCACTCAACAACTGTCTTCAATGGACCATCTGTGTCTTTTGGATGAAAGATTTTGCATAGAGAGGAATGCTCTGCAACTTAAAAACACGTGCTTATCCGTCCCTTAGGGATAGCACATGTCCCAAACCCCAAATGCTCCAGTCATTCCAGCAGCATCCCTcgtcttcttttcttctctgccGCACCAGGGGTGCCGCTACGCCACATCTCCTCAGTCAGACGGAGAGGGGATCCCTGAAGGCGAGGCCTCGGGACGATGGGTCCTGCAGGCCCAGATGGCTGGCTCTTAGAGCTTCTTTCAACCACAAACTATTGAAACAGAATGAGATTTTAATGCAAAGTTGCCTAAAACGTGCTTGTAATATCTTATTCTTGACATGCCACGCACAGTTGTCTTTGCTCTCTTAATAAAGAAAGTCTGATATTGTTCAAATATATTATGATACAGAacgttaatatttttttaattattaaaatgataaagaaCTGAGATGGATGTGTGATCTGATTGATGGTGGCCTTGCGGGTGTTGTTGACCGTTATTCTTGGCTTTATAGCTGTATACAAATCATAATTAAGGGTTATTGAGGGCCTTTTGAAAGTAACATTATAACAATAAGGTCACTATGACAATGACCAGACACATTTCATTAATGAAAGCCAGACACTAACCCGTTTATCTATCCTCTATTAAAAGAAGTTGACTTTAGATCCTTTCCCAAACTTGACAGCAAGGTCTGGCACATACaataaagagatgaagaaatTTCTTTCCGATTTTAATCTAGCCTGAATAACCTCCACATCGgtactttgttttgttatttcggacttaaaaaataaaaaggaaggaagtgtgtgtgagtgagtgagacagGGAGACACTGGTGTCCACATGAAGCCACTCTATgccattgtgaaaaaaatacatccCATGCCTGAAGTAACAACGTGCGTTACTGCACTCCATAGGCCGGGGTGAAAGCTTGAAAGTATAAACATCAACTTGGAAAAGACGTGTAGCAGGAGTGCAGAGTGCAACCTGTCCACTGCTCTGTTATCTGGCCATCTGCCTGGACAGAGGATCTAAATGTTATGACACTTGATATGACTGAGCGTACCTGCTGGTTACATTCTAGCGGATCTGCACTGAGGCAAGGTGGCTTATGTCTCAGTGACGTGTCTGTCCTCAAACTCCCTGTCTTTGTCTCcccaaagttgttttttcataaCTGTCACCCACTGTAAACTGGAATGCAATTGGCAGATAATATAGAAGTTGCTAATTGCAGTTATTGtggttgatgtgtgtgtgtgtgtgtgagacaagagagggagagaaaacggaagaggtgtgtgtgtgtgtgtgtgtgtgtgaaatgtgtcacAATAAATCACCTTTTTTCAATGTAGCTACTGCTGTTGCTGTATAAATGGCTGGAGGGCATCTACAGTAGACAGGAACCTGCAAGAAGCCAAGCTACATAGATGGAtgtaaagagagggagagagaaagagagaaaaagagaaacagaaagagagagggcgAAACCTTCATCATCTGTGTTACAAATGTTGCACATGAGCATTGGGGGGAGGTTGACTGTGTTGCGATTAACACGCTCCCTCAGCTGGGTGTTCATTTCAATCTGCAGCACGATATCCTCAAGTCTGAACCCTTGGATGGGGGTCACTTGCCAGAGgaggatttttttctgcctctttgttttttatacttCCTTCTTGGGCAGAAGGCTGGTGTAATAGAAACCAGACACAAGCCAGAATGTGAGGCATTCACAGCGGCGAGACCTCACTGCTTCATAGAGTGGGAAAACGGAATAAATAGAAAGTCCAGTCTGATAAGTTCcgttattgttttttcattttcgCCATTCTGGAAGTTATTAACAAGACGGAAAAGGCCGGGACATTAGGATGGAAGTGGAATTTAATGGATCAGACTCTGCAGGGAATATCTAGAGAGGGCACAGGAGACCTTCAGGATGGGAAATGCATGTACAACTTTTCCAGGtgggttgttttagttgttgaCTTTCCCCTTGAGAAACTGGATGAAAGCTTCTGATCAGTTATCAGTGAAACTGTGGACTTTGTAAGATCCTGTGTCTGTATCCACTCTCCTGAAATATAAGTGCATGCCTTTGCAGTAGTCTTTCAAACATGGATATATCTGCCATAAAGACGAAGCAATTAAACTAATGTTACAAAAAGCTATTCACCCAACACAATACATAATGATTCATGTTtagtaatgtaaaataatggCCCTGCAATTGTATGTATGATGAGCCACTGCTCCTccaataaatgtattatttaaagaaaaatagttaataaacatacagtatgctcCTGACTATctaattttttaaatcatattacaactttttttttaagtgactaATTTGTGGAATTTTAATATCAaaagcaaatgtatttattcaatttGGATATTTTCTGTAACTACAATACCTCTTTAGCTAACATTGTAAGATGAGATAAGCTGTATTCCTGAAAAATGTAACTCCTAAAAAGTATGCTTTTCCctgtttaaaaatattgtaaatgaaaatgtcattgACTTGGATAAAGTTGTTTTGTAGGATGATCTCTGTTGCATAACATTGCTGCTTGACCTTTACGTACAAATTAAATTAGTCCTGCTTAGATTATAAATCTCTTTTCAGGATAAACTTTGCTAAAATGGCAACTGCATTGAACCCTAAAGACAGACAAGGCCTCAAATAATCAACATCAACCAGCTGTAGAACAGTTtgcaaaacacattaacaccaGGCGGATAGCTCAAGATCACTTCAGTGTTAGGGTATGATGTTGATGCTGTGATATACAACCGATCCGTTCAAACGTATACAGTACATCGTCGGTGTAGCTGCCCTCCTGTCGTACCATCCTGGGGCATATGAGTCGCCAACCGTAGGTGCCATCTGTCTCCTTGTGGCTGTAGCCCTCCTGAGCGTCAGCAGTGCTGGGTCTGGAGGGGAGGCCTTGTGGCAGAGCAACAAGCCTCTCCTGTTCACTCAGATGGCAGGGGAGATGGCACATCCCACGCCAGGGAACACAGTGCCGCAGTCATGAGATGAACGTGAACTCTGCAGCTCTGCCCCATGAATGAAGGGACAGAAGAATTACGCTATCTCCTTATGACAGCTTCATTCACCTCACAGAGTCAAGAGTATGACACTGTGAGGTTTCAAATCATctgttattctgtgtgtgtcccaTGGCATGATGTGTTGAAATGCATGTGTTCGTTATGTTTCTGACGTGGCTCTCTGAGTGGAGTACACTCTTGTACCAGAATGGACTTAAATTCACAGCTCTGTCAGTTTCCTTTTGTGTCTTTAGCCTGTCAACCCTCTTGTGGTGTTCACAGTTCAGCGTTTTCTTTGGTCAAAGCTATAATCATAGTGGTTGTTTTTTCTGGTTTATGTGTGTGGCtgatgaagtttttttttctcttttgttttaatttttcctttGCTATTTTTACCATTTCAATCcttttaaaacctatttcaaTCTGTCAGAAGGACATATTAGAAATGCTGTGTGATGTGTGTCGAAAAAGAGTGACTGAATGACAGCACCCTCTCACTGACATAATTCAACATAagtcattgtcttgtttttggatgtgcaatcaattgaaaatgaatgtcttCTCTACATCTGTGCAGATGAGTTGATGTCTGCGACATTTGCAACGTCCACGTTATAGTGTAGGTTCACACTTGATTATCTGAAATGGCTTTAGTTGGAtcaatgattaattgatttacaGAAAGAAATCGGCAGCTGTTTTGacaatcataataataattatttaataattattttgacCAAAGTTGCCATAAAGGATTTAGTTCTATCTTCTCAAATGTGATTTTGTTAGTCCTCTGTGGTAGTAAATATATTATCTTGAGGTATTTGAATGGTGGTTACATTAAATGAGACATTTAAATATGTCACCTGGGACATTTTATAGCCAAGAAAATGATTGATAGTGAaagtaattgttagttgcagccctagtctgGATTTGCTTTGGTTTGGCATCTGCACACAAACAGCTCAGGCATTTGTTATAAGGAACACAACTGAAAGAAGCATTTACAGTTACAacattataataacaaaagttatttatttgtttgtttatttaatacagGGACAATGCATAATAATGGACATTTCTGTTAACACACCAGAGtcagccaaaaggctatttttcatctgcagtccctagaCAGATCGTAACAAGTCACCctaaaaagtaaaatcacatatttacataacataacatttacaATCATCTTACCTTATTACAATATTTGCCGTGATATCAAAATTACAATTCACTAACATTGAACATGTATTATTTTCTGCAACTCATAGCGCCAACACAAATTCTTCTACAGGTATTTGGATTAATAATCAATGCTGCATTCTCTCTTCACAGATTCTAGTTGAAAAGCTTGTCAGAGCAACATGAGCTGGAGCTTTCTCACTCGTCTCCTGGAAGAGATCCACAACCACTCCACCTTTGTGGGGAAAGTGTGGCTGACTGTGCTCATCATCTTCCGCATTGTGCTCACAGCGGTTGGAGGCGAGTCCATCTACTCGGACGAGCAGACCAAGTTCACCTGCAACACCAAGCAGCCGGGTTGTGACAACGTATGCTACGATGCCTTCGCCCCGCTCTCGCACGTCCGCTTCTGGGTTTTCCAGATCATCATGATCTCCACTCCTTCTATTATGTACATGGGTTACGCCATCCACAAGATAGCCCGAAGTACAGAGTTGGATCGCAGGAAGCAACTCAGGCTCCGCAAAAAGCCTTCTCCTCACTCCAGATGGAGAGAAAGCCACCATCTAGAGGATGTCTtagaagaggatgaagatgatgatgctGAGCCCATGATCTATGAGGATACACTGGAGGTGCAGGAGGCCAAGCCCGTGCCAGTCAGCAGCACTAGCAAAGACCCACCAAAACATGATGGCCGCCGAAGAATTATGCAAGAAGGCCTGATGAGAATCTATGTTCTTCAGCTCATGTCGCGAGCTATTTTTGAAATTGCGTTCCTTGCAGGACAGTATCTCCTCTATGGTTTTCATGTTAGTCCTTCATATGTATGTAACAGGGTCCCCTGTCCACACCGAGTGGACTGTTTCATCTCCAGGCCCACAGAGAAAACAATCTTCCTCCTCATCATGTATGTGGTAAGCTGTCTTTGTCTAGTGCTTAATGTGTGTGAGATGCTTCACTTGGGAATTGGCACTTTTCGGGACACCCTTCGCATGAAGAGGAACGGCCGGCGGACGTCCTACGGCTACCCGTTTTCTCGAAACATCCCAGCCTCTCCTCCAGGGTACAACCTTGTGATGAAGACAGACAAACCTAGCAGGATCCCCAACAGCCTCATCAGCCATGAGCAGAACATGGCCAATGTGGCCCAGGAGCAGCAGTGCACCAGCCCAGATGAGAACATCCCTTCTGATTTGGTAAGCCTACACCGGCACCTACGGGTTGCCCAAGAACAGCTCGATATGGCCTTTCAAACATATCAAACCAAAACCAACCAGCAAACCTCCAGAACCAGCAGTCCTGTATCTGGGGGTACAATGGCAGAGCAAAATCGCGTCA
The window above is part of the Etheostoma cragini isolate CJK2018 chromosome 12, CSU_Ecrag_1.0, whole genome shotgun sequence genome. Proteins encoded here:
- the cx47.1 gene encoding connexin 47.1, translating into MSWSFLTRLLEEIHNHSTFVGKVWLTVLIIFRIVLTAVGGESIYSDEQTKFTCNTKQPGCDNVCYDAFAPLSHVRFWVFQIIMISTPSIMYMGYAIHKIARSTELDRRKQLRLRKKPSPHSRWRESHHLEDVLEEDEDDDAEPMIYEDTLEVQEAKPVPVSSTSKDPPKHDGRRRIMQEGLMRIYVLQLMSRAIFEIAFLAGQYLLYGFHVSPSYVCNRVPCPHRVDCFISRPTEKTIFLLIMYVVSCLCLVLNVCEMLHLGIGTFRDTLRMKRNGRRTSYGYPFSRNIPASPPGYNLVMKTDKPSRIPNSLISHEQNMANVAQEQQCTSPDENIPSDLVSLHRHLRVAQEQLDMAFQTYQTKTNQQTSRTSSPVSGGTMAEQNRVNTVQEKQGARPKSATEKAATIIKNGKTSVWI